Sequence from the Erythrobacter insulae genome:
CTCAAGATTGCCGTCCTGCAACAACTCGATTGAAATCCCGTCCGGTGATTTCACGAACGCCATATGGCCGTCACGCGGCGGGCGATGGATAATATGGCCTGCATCGGCGATCCGTTGGCACGTTTCGTAGATATTATCGACGCGGTAGGCGAGATGGCCGAAATTGCGGCCACCATCGTAATGCTCTGGCGCGCTGCCATCTTCGGCTGGCCAGTTATAGGTTAATTCAACCTCGGCGATGCCCTCCTGCCCCGGCGCAGCGAGAAAGATCAGAGTGAACCGGCCCGCTTCGACATCAAACCGGCGCACCTCCTCCAATCCGATCAGCTTGAAAAAATCCACCGTGGCATCGGGATCAGAGACCC
This genomic interval carries:
- a CDS encoding VOC family protein, with the protein product MTKYLHSMIRVSDPDATVDFFKLIGLEEVRRFDVEAGRFTLIFLAAPGQEGIAEVELTYNWPAEDGSAPEHYDGGRNFGHLAYRVDNIYETCQRIADAGHIIHRPPRDGHMAFVKSPDGISIELLQDGNLEPQEPWASMENTGNW